In Methanosarcina siciliae T4/M, one genomic interval encodes:
- a CDS encoding ATPase domain-containing protein — protein MHVSLVLKAARTCVVGEVLNKFDDIYSILARYGYTSLFLMDDRDHHQYRGFADYLVFGKIGLKREEDAANEKMLHLLTVTKMRRMAISSETLFFEFTPSGIKGI, from the coding sequence TTGCATGTATCCTTAGTCCTGAAAGCTGCCCGAACTTGTGTAGTGGGTGAAGTCCTCAACAAATTTGATGATATTTACAGTATCCTGGCAAGGTATGGTTACACTTCACTTTTTCTTATGGACGACCGTGACCACCACCAGTACCGGGGTTTTGCAGATTATCTCGTATTCGGAAAAATAGGGTTGAAACGCGAGGAAGATGCCGCAAACGAAAAAATGTTACATTTGCTTACGGTTACAAAAATGAGGAGGATGGCGATTTCTAGCGAAACGCTCTTCTTTGAATTTACTCCTTCGGGGATAAAAGGCATATAG
- a CDS encoding cysteine desulfurase — MYDVYAVREDFPVLKKVVYLDSTATTQTPIPAVEAMVEYFYKYAGNHGRGAHRLARETTNRYEDARETVAHFLNAEPSKTVFTKNTTEGINLVANSYPWEAGDHIVTTMLEHHSNLLPWLRLQKKGVNVTVVSPDRRGIIDPQVIENALTDRTKLIAVTHISNVFGSVQDVIRITKLAHRNEVKVLIDGAQSAGHIPVDLKTLGCDFFATAGHKGLLGPQGTGILYIRHPEVLESASVGGGTVSDVSGLTYMLEPSPACFEAGTPNIPGVIGLGRAVEYVEKIGVSEIEKHEAKLSREAAKRLSELEHVEVYGPENRAGTVPFNVKGLHAHDVALILDQTKKICIRSGHHCAIPVTRFLEVESTARASFALYNTEEEVDILVNAVNSLKALVF; from the coding sequence ATGTATGATGTATATGCGGTCCGTGAAGATTTTCCTGTTCTAAAAAAAGTCGTGTATCTCGACAGCACGGCAACCACCCAGACCCCGATTCCGGCTGTTGAAGCCATGGTAGAATATTTTTATAAATATGCTGGCAACCACGGGAGAGGAGCACACCGCCTTGCAAGGGAAACAACAAACCGCTATGAAGATGCGCGGGAAACTGTTGCCCATTTCCTGAATGCAGAGCCTTCGAAGACCGTGTTTACGAAAAATACGACCGAAGGGATCAACCTTGTTGCAAACAGTTACCCCTGGGAAGCAGGTGACCACATTGTTACAACCATGCTCGAGCACCATTCAAACCTCCTTCCCTGGCTGCGCCTGCAGAAGAAAGGAGTAAATGTAACGGTTGTAAGCCCGGACCGTAGAGGCATAATTGATCCCCAGGTGATAGAAAATGCCCTCACTGACAGGACAAAACTCATTGCTGTAACGCATATCTCAAACGTTTTCGGCTCTGTCCAGGATGTCATAAGGATTACGAAACTTGCCCACAGAAACGAAGTTAAAGTCCTGATCGACGGCGCTCAGTCTGCAGGCCATATTCCAGTGGATCTGAAAACGCTCGGATGTGATTTTTTTGCAACTGCCGGACACAAAGGGCTGCTCGGTCCGCAGGGTACCGGTATACTCTACATCAGACATCCAGAGGTGCTTGAAAGCGCCTCAGTAGGAGGGGGAACGGTTTCGGACGTCAGCGGACTTACATACATGCTTGAACCGTCCCCTGCCTGTTTTGAAGCCGGGACTCCGAACATCCCGGGGGTCATAGGGCTTGGGAGAGCAGTAGAGTATGTGGAAAAAATAGGAGTTTCCGAGATTGAAAAGCACGAAGCGAAACTCTCCCGGGAAGCTGCAAAGAGACTCTCCGAACTCGAACATGTAGAGGTTTACGGGCCTGAAAACCGGGCAGGAACCGTACCATTTAATGTGAAAGGACTGCATGCTCATGATGTTGCCCTGATCCTCGACCAGACAAAGAAAATTTGCATCCGAAGCGGGCACCACTGTGCAATTCCTGTTACCCGCTTCCTGGAAGTGGAAAGCACTGCCAGGGCATCTTTTGCACTCTATAACACCGAAGAAGAAGTAGATATACTTGTAAATGCCGTCAACTCGCTCAAAGCCCTGGTGTTCTGA
- a CDS encoding DUF531 domain-containing protein, producing MKKLMLTLGIVNTYDKIKVLDAHYRAIARAAPICHAFGFHLALYDFPFKMTAEELVSFVMEKTTIGESGSYLRTLYEKSHLSVADLPKKGFPSQFGDVVITTSKPDPKRKVLPAEIAEEALRNRSFLFLVGLGHKGLPKELFERGKYQLDITSKGLSLETCTAIGAIPAHLSGLMEILEIKKRA from the coding sequence ATGAAGAAGCTTATGCTCACTCTCGGAATAGTTAATACTTACGACAAGATCAAAGTTCTCGATGCGCATTACCGTGCAATTGCCAGGGCCGCTCCAATCTGCCACGCTTTCGGGTTCCATCTTGCCCTTTACGACTTCCCGTTCAAAATGACCGCCGAAGAGCTGGTCTCTTTTGTAATGGAGAAGACCACCATCGGAGAATCGGGAAGTTATCTCAGGACTCTTTACGAAAAAAGCCACCTTTCAGTTGCCGACCTTCCAAAGAAAGGCTTTCCTTCTCAATTCGGAGATGTCGTTATTACCACTTCAAAGCCAGACCCAAAAAGGAAAGTTTTGCCTGCGGAAATTGCCGAAGAAGCGTTACGCAACCGTTCATTTCTATTTCTTGTGGGTCTCGGGCACAAAGGACTTCCAAAAGAACTATTTGAGAGAGGGAAATACCAGCTTGATATCACCTCTAAAGGACTTTCCCTTGAGACATGCACTGCAATAGGAGCTATACCTGCGCATCTCTCAGGGCTCATGGAAATCTTGGAAATAAAAAAAAGAGCTTAG
- a CDS encoding GNAT family N-acetyltransferase produces the protein MIEIVIRKAEKKDLPAIQKLLSTYFLDIEGLKPEDFVMAENEGKVVGCAALIRNRSGEKTVMELHSIAVHPNLRGKGIGTRLMEYLINTVDFPQAPGDPAHELYVRTTAPSFFEKLGFIKMEDAEKLLLWEDCRNCEHFGKCAQHSMKYFRVS, from the coding sequence ATGATAGAAATCGTAATCCGAAAAGCTGAAAAAAAAGACCTGCCTGCAATCCAGAAACTCCTTTCCACTTATTTTCTGGACATAGAAGGACTCAAGCCCGAGGACTTTGTGATGGCTGAAAATGAAGGAAAGGTAGTCGGGTGTGCTGCCCTCATCAGGAACCGATCAGGAGAGAAGACCGTTATGGAGCTCCACTCCATTGCCGTGCATCCAAACCTTAGGGGAAAAGGAATCGGAACGAGGCTTATGGAGTACCTAATTAATACTGTGGATTTTCCGCAGGCCCCCGGAGACCCTGCACATGAATTATATGTACGGACAACTGCTCCGAGTTTTTTTGAAAAACTTGGTTTTATAAAAATGGAAGACGCTGAAAAATTACTTCTCTGGGAAGATTGCAGGAATTGCGAGCATTTTGGAAAGTGTGCCCAGCATTCCATGAAGTATTTTCGAGTTTCCTGA
- the larE gene encoding ATP-dependent sacrificial sulfur transferase LarE, whose amino-acid sequence MDTAKIGMIKEAIKARESAVIAFSGGVDSSTLAALAFEELGEKALAVTIDSPLFPRKQLETAAQTACEIGIQHKVLPFSLTSVPYFSSNTINRCYFCKKALIETLVEFAEKAGYNVVLEGTNASEIKGENRPGYRAIKEAGEKIFSPFVEFNVTKEEIREIASNRALSAASRPSAACLATRIAYGQPITHETLERIEKAEDYLLALGFTQFRVRMHSNLARIEVSEDEFEDAIRKKEKISRHLKSLGFDFVTLDLEGFRSGSMDEPHLRKITEKTEEKKEEEEAERE is encoded by the coding sequence ATGGATACCGCAAAGATCGGGATGATAAAGGAGGCTATAAAAGCCAGAGAAAGTGCAGTCATTGCGTTTTCAGGAGGAGTGGACAGTTCTACCCTTGCTGCACTTGCTTTTGAGGAACTGGGGGAAAAAGCCCTGGCCGTAACTATAGATTCTCCGCTGTTTCCCAGGAAGCAGCTTGAAACCGCTGCCCAGACAGCCTGTGAAATCGGGATTCAGCATAAGGTCCTCCCGTTCTCCCTGACCAGTGTGCCCTATTTTTCCTCAAATACGATTAACAGGTGCTATTTCTGCAAAAAAGCCCTTATTGAAACCCTGGTAGAGTTCGCTGAGAAAGCCGGATACAATGTCGTGCTTGAAGGGACAAATGCTTCGGAAATAAAAGGGGAAAACCGTCCAGGATACAGAGCAATCAAGGAAGCCGGAGAGAAGATATTTTCCCCGTTTGTAGAGTTCAATGTTACAAAAGAAGAGATTAGGGAAATTGCCTCAAACCGTGCCCTTTCAGCAGCAAGCAGGCCTTCAGCAGCCTGCCTTGCAACCCGTATTGCTTATGGGCAGCCTATCACCCATGAAACTCTCGAGAGAATAGAAAAAGCCGAAGACTATCTTTTAGCTCTGGGTTTTACGCAATTCAGGGTAAGGATGCATTCAAATCTTGCCAGAATAGAAGTTTCCGAGGATGAATTTGAAGACGCAATCCGCAAAAAAGAAAAAATATCCAGACACCTTAAAAGCCTCGGCTTTGACTTTGTAACCCTCGACCTTGAAGGTTTCCGTTCCGGGAGTATGGACGAGCCCCACCTGCGGAAAATAACTGAGAAAACAGAAGAGAAAAAAGAGGAAGAAGAAGCAGAAAGGGAATAA